A window of the Harpia harpyja isolate bHarHar1 chromosome 25, bHarHar1 primary haplotype, whole genome shotgun sequence genome harbors these coding sequences:
- the LOC128135868 gene encoding zinc finger protein OZF-like isoform X2 → MERWEGEPQAKEEPEAPGDPRRGHGTESENEKSLQQERPEMSSSSSVNSEGNFSGSFQQRKLGVNAHGLQGYPGKDASTFVHHEENRKVLKEPTAPYRAVAREKKYICTECGKRFRQSSNLIVHRRTHTGEKPYKCCGCEKFFSDRSNLAKHQRLHTEKKPLRCRECKKNSGNDLDFLEHQQMQVGDRAFRCCQCGKRLGQGGKLALHQELHAREKVYKCPRCEKRFKDPSTLIRHETLHTGEKPYKCHECGKRFTRKSDLTVHQRIHTGEKPFACSECGKTFNHRSNLFTHQRRHTGEKPFPCQECGKNFGHRADLVVHLRTHSGEKPYHCSECGKYFKGRSTLIRHERLHTGERPYQCPECGKSFGLSGDLVAHQRFHTGEKPYKCPECGKVFSNSSSLIRHQRQHAGEKPYKCHECGKSFGQSTDLIAHQRTHTGEKPYLCLACGKRFGRKSNLMVHQRVHGADGLRKRRQRGKSFVENTALSVRHDILMEDNAAPCSAPLSISSDTEEKKH, encoded by the exons ATGGAGCGATGGGAAGGCGAACCCCAAGCAAAGGAGGAGCCGGAGGCCCCGGGAGACCCTCGCAGAG GACATGGGACGGAGAGTGAGAATGAGAAGAGTCTCCAGCAGGAACGCCCCGAAATGAGCAGCTCATCGTCCGTGAACTCAGAAGGAAATTTTTCTGGGAgttttcagcagagaaaattgGGTGTAAATGCCCACGGGCTGCAAGGATACCCAGGGAAGGACGCGAGCACCTTTGTGCATCACGAAGAAAACCGCAAAGTCCTGAAGGAACCCACCGCCCCGTACAGAGCCGTCGCCcgagaaaagaaatatatatgcaCTGAGTGTGGGAAAAGGTTCAGGCAGAGCTCAAACCTCATTGTGCACCGAAGGACACACACCGGAGAAAAGCCGTACAAATGCTGCGGGTGCGAGAAGTTCTTCAGTGACAGATCGAACCTGGCGAAGCATCAGCGGCTGCACACCGAGAAAAAGCCCCTGAGGTGCCGCGAGTGCAAGAAAAACTCTGGGAACGACCTGGATTTCCTCGAGCATCAGCAAATGCAGGTGGGGGACAGAGCGTTTAGATGCTGCCAGTGTGGGAAAAGGCTCGGGCAGGGCGGGAAGCTCGCTCTGCACCAGGAATTGCACGCGAGGGAAAAAGTCTACAAGTGCCCCAGGTGCGAGAAACGGTTCAAAGACCCGTCAACGCTCATCAGGCACGAGACGCTGCACACGGGCGAGAAGCCCTACAAGTGCCACGAGTGCGGGAAGAGATTCACCCGCAAATCGGACCTTACGGTCCATCAGAGAATCCACACTGGGGAGAAACCCTTCGCTTGCTCCGAGTGCGGGAAAACCTTCAACCATCGGTCGAACCTTTTCACCCATCAGAGGAGGCACACGGGCGAGAAGCCTTTCCCGTGCCAAGAGTGCGGGAAAAACTTTGGCCACAGGGCAGATCTAGTTGTCCACCTAAGGACCCACAGCGGCGAAAAGCCCTACCACTGCTCCGAGTGCGGGAAATACTTCAAGGGTCGTTCCACGCTCATCAGGCACGAGAGGTTGCACACGGGGGAGAGACCCTATCAGTGTCCCGAGTGCGGGAAGAGCTTTGGGCTGAGCGGGGACCTTGTTGCCCACCAGCGTTTCCATACAGGGGAAAAACCCTACAAGTGCCCTGAGTGCGGGAAGGTCTTCAGCAACAGCTCCAGCCTCATTAGGCATCAACGACAGCACGCGGGAGAGAAGCCCTACAAGTGCCACGAGTGCGGGAAGAGCTTCGGGCAGAGCACGGACCTCATCGCCCATCAGCGAACCCACACCGGGGAGAAGCCCTACCTGTGCCTGGCATGCGGGAAGAGGTTCGGTAGGAAATCCAACCTTATGGTGCACCAGCGAGTGCACGGCGCGGACGGGCTCCGCAAACGCCGGCAGCGTGGGAAAAGCTTCGTGGAGAACACGGCTCTTTCAGTCCGTCACGACATCTTGATGGAGGACAACGCTGCCCCGTGCTCAGCCCCGCTGAGCATCAGCAGTGACACGGAGGAGAAAAAACATTGA
- the LOC128135868 gene encoding zinc finger protein OZF-like isoform X1, translating into MERWEGEPQAKEEPEAPGDPRRAGHGTESENEKSLQQERPEMSSSSSVNSEGNFSGSFQQRKLGVNAHGLQGYPGKDASTFVHHEENRKVLKEPTAPYRAVAREKKYICTECGKRFRQSSNLIVHRRTHTGEKPYKCCGCEKFFSDRSNLAKHQRLHTEKKPLRCRECKKNSGNDLDFLEHQQMQVGDRAFRCCQCGKRLGQGGKLALHQELHAREKVYKCPRCEKRFKDPSTLIRHETLHTGEKPYKCHECGKRFTRKSDLTVHQRIHTGEKPFACSECGKTFNHRSNLFTHQRRHTGEKPFPCQECGKNFGHRADLVVHLRTHSGEKPYHCSECGKYFKGRSTLIRHERLHTGERPYQCPECGKSFGLSGDLVAHQRFHTGEKPYKCPECGKVFSNSSSLIRHQRQHAGEKPYKCHECGKSFGQSTDLIAHQRTHTGEKPYLCLACGKRFGRKSNLMVHQRVHGADGLRKRRQRGKSFVENTALSVRHDILMEDNAAPCSAPLSISSDTEEKKH; encoded by the exons ATGGAGCGATGGGAAGGCGAACCCCAAGCAAAGGAGGAGCCGGAGGCCCCGGGAGACCCTCGCAGAG CAGGACATGGGACGGAGAGTGAGAATGAGAAGAGTCTCCAGCAGGAACGCCCCGAAATGAGCAGCTCATCGTCCGTGAACTCAGAAGGAAATTTTTCTGGGAgttttcagcagagaaaattgGGTGTAAATGCCCACGGGCTGCAAGGATACCCAGGGAAGGACGCGAGCACCTTTGTGCATCACGAAGAAAACCGCAAAGTCCTGAAGGAACCCACCGCCCCGTACAGAGCCGTCGCCcgagaaaagaaatatatatgcaCTGAGTGTGGGAAAAGGTTCAGGCAGAGCTCAAACCTCATTGTGCACCGAAGGACACACACCGGAGAAAAGCCGTACAAATGCTGCGGGTGCGAGAAGTTCTTCAGTGACAGATCGAACCTGGCGAAGCATCAGCGGCTGCACACCGAGAAAAAGCCCCTGAGGTGCCGCGAGTGCAAGAAAAACTCTGGGAACGACCTGGATTTCCTCGAGCATCAGCAAATGCAGGTGGGGGACAGAGCGTTTAGATGCTGCCAGTGTGGGAAAAGGCTCGGGCAGGGCGGGAAGCTCGCTCTGCACCAGGAATTGCACGCGAGGGAAAAAGTCTACAAGTGCCCCAGGTGCGAGAAACGGTTCAAAGACCCGTCAACGCTCATCAGGCACGAGACGCTGCACACGGGCGAGAAGCCCTACAAGTGCCACGAGTGCGGGAAGAGATTCACCCGCAAATCGGACCTTACGGTCCATCAGAGAATCCACACTGGGGAGAAACCCTTCGCTTGCTCCGAGTGCGGGAAAACCTTCAACCATCGGTCGAACCTTTTCACCCATCAGAGGAGGCACACGGGCGAGAAGCCTTTCCCGTGCCAAGAGTGCGGGAAAAACTTTGGCCACAGGGCAGATCTAGTTGTCCACCTAAGGACCCACAGCGGCGAAAAGCCCTACCACTGCTCCGAGTGCGGGAAATACTTCAAGGGTCGTTCCACGCTCATCAGGCACGAGAGGTTGCACACGGGGGAGAGACCCTATCAGTGTCCCGAGTGCGGGAAGAGCTTTGGGCTGAGCGGGGACCTTGTTGCCCACCAGCGTTTCCATACAGGGGAAAAACCCTACAAGTGCCCTGAGTGCGGGAAGGTCTTCAGCAACAGCTCCAGCCTCATTAGGCATCAACGACAGCACGCGGGAGAGAAGCCCTACAAGTGCCACGAGTGCGGGAAGAGCTTCGGGCAGAGCACGGACCTCATCGCCCATCAGCGAACCCACACCGGGGAGAAGCCCTACCTGTGCCTGGCATGCGGGAAGAGGTTCGGTAGGAAATCCAACCTTATGGTGCACCAGCGAGTGCACGGCGCGGACGGGCTCCGCAAACGCCGGCAGCGTGGGAAAAGCTTCGTGGAGAACACGGCTCTTTCAGTCCGTCACGACATCTTGATGGAGGACAACGCTGCCCCGTGCTCAGCCCCGCTGAGCATCAGCAGTGACACGGAGGAGAAAAAACATTGA